From a region of the Pseudoxanthomonas sp. X-1 genome:
- a CDS encoding AraC family transcriptional regulator: MWSTILALTSLHGLVVAVLLTRVKANRQANRMLAALIVVMVLAMTPYTLGYAGCYDAWPWLTFAPFFWQLALGPLLWLYVVTTATATLPPRWRWHLLPAALQGLYYLVLFLQPLDVKHAWYLGPHAAVVAPLQWTLVGLSVTAYWTAAGRVFLRWQRWLKAHSAAAEEYRLTWLRRFLCLTGTVIVIGMAFALWDIAVRPVSYFDAFGLYLSFAALVYALGVEGWRHAGASPPRMQDTPAPAPPPPLVDWSVRARAWAATIEREGWYREPELTLATVARRLGTNTAYLSRGLNEGLGAGFSHVINRMRVDAACVALARGGAVLGTGLDVGFGSKATFNRVFRQLTGCTPSAYRARAGEGLIAEISTAHREPGTP; encoded by the coding sequence ATGTGGAGCACGATCCTCGCGCTGACGAGCCTGCACGGGCTCGTGGTCGCGGTGCTGCTCACCCGGGTAAAGGCCAACCGCCAGGCCAACCGGATGCTGGCGGCGCTGATCGTCGTGATGGTCCTGGCGATGACGCCCTACACGCTGGGCTATGCCGGATGCTACGACGCCTGGCCGTGGCTGACCTTTGCGCCGTTCTTCTGGCAGTTGGCCCTGGGGCCCTTGCTCTGGCTCTATGTGGTGACGACGGCCACGGCGACGCTGCCGCCACGATGGCGGTGGCATCTGCTGCCCGCCGCGCTGCAGGGGCTGTACTACCTGGTGCTGTTCCTGCAGCCGCTGGACGTCAAGCACGCCTGGTATCTGGGCCCGCATGCCGCGGTGGTGGCGCCGCTGCAATGGACGCTGGTGGGCCTGTCGGTCACCGCGTACTGGACCGCCGCGGGGCGTGTCTTTCTGCGTTGGCAGCGCTGGTTGAAGGCGCACAGCGCGGCGGCGGAGGAGTACCGGCTGACATGGTTGCGCCGCTTTCTCTGCCTGACCGGCACGGTGATCGTCATCGGCATGGCCTTCGCGCTGTGGGACATCGCGGTGCGCCCGGTCTCGTACTTCGACGCATTCGGGCTCTATCTCAGCTTCGCCGCGCTGGTCTATGCCCTGGGCGTGGAAGGCTGGCGGCACGCGGGCGCCTCGCCACCCCGGATGCAGGACACCCCGGCGCCGGCCCCGCCGCCACCGTTGGTGGATTGGAGCGTCAGGGCACGGGCCTGGGCGGCGACCATCGAGCGCGAGGGCTGGTACCGCGAACCCGAGCTGACGCTCGCCACCGTCGCGCGGCGGCTGGGCACCAACACGGCCTACCTGTCGCGCGGGCTAAACGAGGGGCTCGGCGCCGGCTTCAGTCACGTCATCAACCGGATGCGGGTGGATGCCGCCTGTGTCGCGCTGGCCCGGGGCGGCGCGGTCCTGGGCACCGGCCTGGACGTGGGCTTCGGTTCGAAGGCGACATTCAACCGGGTGTTCCGCCAGCTGACCGGCTGCACGCCGTCCGCGTACCGCGCGCGGGCGGGAGAAGGTCTCATCGCTGAAATATCGACGGCGCATCGCGAACCTGGGACGCCCTGA
- a CDS encoding M1 family metallopeptidase, which translates to MRKTLVTAITLALAGTSLAASAQSTPATPAPQVADRAAQVTTQLPRTARPSHYAVQITPHADKMAFDGKVRIDVQVLEPTQTLVLQAANLTFGTSTLSAGKGKPLTAKVSTDADAQTASFAFDKTLAPGKYVLSIDYSGIINTQANGLFALDYATADGQKRALYTQFENSDARRFIPSWDEPNFKATFDLSVTVPAAQMAVSNMPIASSKDAGNGMKQVVFATTPKMSTYLVFFGLGDFDRATLAGPNGTEIGVIAQKGKVDQAKFALESGRDVLKEYNAYFGVDYPLPKLDNIAAPGQSQFFSAMENWGAIFTFEYSLLLDPAVSNVNDEQRVFTTAAHEIAHQWFGDLVTMAWWDDLWLNEGFATWMEGRTTAKLHPEWDIDKTEAAYTSRGAMGRDAYATTHPVVQHVATVEQASQAFDGITYGKGSAVIGMLEDYVGSDNWRAGVRSYIKAHAHGNAVTDELWREVDKAAPGKNFTQVAHDFTLQPGVPLIKADAVCANNSTTVTLEQGEFTLDRPNKTPLRWNVPVTLRGADGKETRVLVQDGSARVTLPGCQQPVVINAGQKGYYRTLYAPAMFQALSAKFSTLPVVDQLGVIMDAGALSSVGLQPVADQLDLTAKVPLDASPDLWLQVAGVLGGVDGLFDGDAKQQAAWRKYAIARLSPKFQQLGWDNREGDPARVKQLRSSLIGVLSNMGDAQVIAEARRRFAAFQADPKSLSPDLRRTVLGIVARNADAATWDTLHAMAKKETSSMVRDQYYSLLAYAKDPALAQRALDMALTDEPGATNAASMIGAVSQEHADLAFDFAVSHREKVDTLVDSTSRARYYPGLGSSADDLKMVDKIKAYADKYIAPTSRRAAETVMTSIQTRVKLQAERRPQVVAWLKQQK; encoded by the coding sequence ATGCGCAAGACCCTGGTGACCGCCATCACGCTGGCCCTGGCCGGCACGAGCCTGGCGGCGTCGGCCCAGTCCACCCCGGCCACTCCCGCCCCGCAGGTCGCCGACCGCGCCGCGCAGGTGACCACGCAGCTGCCGCGCACGGCGCGCCCCAGCCACTACGCGGTGCAGATCACCCCGCACGCGGACAAGATGGCCTTCGACGGCAAGGTCAGGATCGACGTGCAGGTGCTGGAGCCGACCCAGACCCTGGTGCTGCAGGCGGCCAACCTGACTTTCGGCACCAGCACGCTGAGCGCGGGCAAGGGCAAGCCGCTCACGGCCAAGGTCAGCACCGATGCCGATGCGCAGACGGCGAGCTTCGCCTTCGACAAGACGCTGGCGCCGGGCAAGTACGTGCTGTCCATCGACTACAGCGGCATCATCAACACCCAGGCCAATGGCCTGTTCGCGCTGGATTACGCCACCGCCGACGGCCAGAAGCGTGCGCTGTACACGCAGTTCGAGAATTCCGATGCGCGCCGCTTCATCCCGTCCTGGGATGAGCCGAACTTCAAGGCGACCTTCGACCTCAGCGTGACCGTGCCGGCCGCGCAGATGGCGGTGAGCAACATGCCGATCGCCTCGTCCAAGGACGCCGGCAACGGCATGAAGCAGGTGGTGTTCGCCACCACGCCGAAGATGTCGACCTATCTGGTGTTCTTCGGCCTGGGCGACTTCGACCGCGCCACGCTGGCCGGGCCCAACGGCACCGAAATCGGCGTGATCGCGCAGAAGGGCAAGGTGGACCAGGCCAAGTTCGCGCTGGAGTCCGGGCGCGACGTGCTGAAGGAATACAACGCCTACTTCGGCGTGGACTATCCGCTGCCCAAGCTGGACAACATCGCCGCGCCGGGCCAGAGCCAGTTCTTCAGCGCGATGGAGAACTGGGGCGCGATCTTCACCTTCGAGTACTCGCTGCTGCTGGACCCGGCCGTGTCCAACGTCAACGATGAGCAGCGCGTGTTCACCACCGCCGCGCACGAGATCGCCCACCAGTGGTTCGGCGACCTGGTGACCATGGCGTGGTGGGACGACCTGTGGCTCAACGAGGGCTTCGCCACCTGGATGGAGGGCCGCACCACGGCCAAGCTGCATCCGGAATGGGACATCGACAAGACCGAGGCGGCCTACACCAGCCGCGGCGCGATGGGCCGTGACGCCTACGCCACCACCCATCCGGTGGTGCAGCACGTGGCCACGGTCGAGCAGGCCAGCCAGGCCTTCGACGGCATCACCTACGGCAAGGGCTCGGCGGTGATCGGCATGCTGGAGGACTACGTCGGCTCGGACAACTGGCGCGCCGGCGTGCGTAGCTACATCAAGGCCCACGCGCACGGCAACGCGGTCACTGACGAGCTGTGGCGCGAGGTCGACAAGGCCGCGCCGGGCAAGAACTTCACCCAGGTCGCGCACGACTTCACCCTGCAGCCGGGCGTGCCGCTGATCAAGGCAGACGCGGTCTGTGCCAACAACAGCACCACCGTCACCCTGGAGCAGGGCGAATTCACCCTGGACCGCCCCAACAAGACGCCGCTGCGCTGGAACGTGCCGGTGACCCTGCGCGGCGCCGACGGCAAGGAAACGCGCGTGCTGGTGCAGGACGGCAGCGCCCGCGTGACGCTGCCGGGCTGCCAGCAGCCGGTGGTGATCAACGCCGGGCAGAAGGGCTACTACCGCACGCTGTATGCGCCAGCGATGTTCCAGGCGCTCAGCGCCAAGTTCTCCACGCTGCCGGTGGTGGACCAGCTGGGCGTGATCATGGACGCCGGCGCGCTGTCCAGCGTCGGCCTGCAGCCGGTCGCCGACCAGCTGGACCTGACCGCCAAGGTGCCGCTGGATGCCTCGCCGGACCTGTGGCTGCAGGTGGCCGGCGTGCTGGGCGGCGTCGATGGGCTGTTCGATGGCGATGCCAAGCAGCAGGCGGCGTGGCGCAAGTACGCCATCGCGCGCCTGTCGCCCAAGTTCCAGCAGCTGGGCTGGGACAACCGCGAGGGCGATCCGGCGCGGGTCAAGCAGCTGCGTTCGAGCCTGATCGGCGTGCTCAGCAACATGGGCGATGCGCAGGTGATCGCCGAGGCGCGCCGCCGCTTCGCGGCCTTCCAGGCCGACCCGAAGTCGCTCTCGCCGGATCTGCGTCGCACCGTGCTGGGTATCGTTGCGCGCAACGCCGACGCGGCCACCTGGGACACGCTGCACGCGATGGCCAAGAAGGAGACCTCGTCCATGGTGCGCGACCAGTACTACTCGCTGCTGGCCTACGCCAAGGACCCGGCGCTGGCCCAGCGTGCGCTGGACATGGCGCTGACCGATGAGCCGGGGGCGACCAACGCCGCCAGCATGATCGGCGCGGTGTCCCAGGAGCATGCCGACCTGGCGTTCGACTTCGCCGTCAGCCATCGCGAGAAGGTCGACACGCTGGTCGATTCCACCTCGCGGGCGCGCTACTACCCGGGCCTGGGCAGCAGTGCGGACGATCTGAAGATGGTGGACAAGATCAAGGCCTATGCCGACAAGTACATCGCCCCGACCTCGCGCCGCGCGGCCGAAACGGTGATGACCAGCATCCAGACCCGGGTCAAGCTGCAGGCCGAACGCCGTCCGCAGGTGGTGGCGTGGCTGAAGCAGCAGAAGTAA
- a CDS encoding AAA family ATPase: MQLRHLAIPSFRNLRGLVIDFSTYLEPRPGAGDTAALKAIRSHALIGQNGTGKSNLIEALITIFRDVDLDRDAAFDYTLEYEIRGHVVRIEAELAKQRRPFVWVDGDRVTQEYLNKNDPPDKTPRDERRGPRLLPSHVFAYYSGRNERIEQLFQDHQKRFNRRQEITTDEVLPEQLLSNFKGTEADIRAIEEAKQRREMRMKQAGDDRLRRLFYCRGGHSQLVLLACLLSDDPVFQKVLKNLHIESLESALFVLKEPYRLREKRRNGKFDEVELNEGDPRFWYARGSVVSEFLDSLWQVAWAPIEQEVPHQIDFRGRTEKQRQLYLYVSSQAKLQELGRMVGGTDSFFRYAEGAYIGDLIEEVRITVKKRDEHGGKVSFTQLSEGELQMLTVLGLMRITHEDHCLFLLDEPDTHLNPIWKLRYFDDIEGVLNLDGESVMQGVSQVLITTHDPMMIGSLKREQVHILRRQPDRTVVDTPDEHPQGMGVTGLLKSELFGLSSTLDIETERRLFRRNELFVKQPRTAEEDAELTRLSAELADLGFSTADFRDPDYALFVRKMAEHRKFRKPALSPEEQAEQDKVADEIIDEILREDNE, from the coding sequence ATGCAGCTGCGGCATCTGGCGATCCCGAGTTTCCGCAACCTGCGTGGCCTGGTTATCGACTTTTCCACCTACCTCGAACCCCGACCCGGCGCGGGGGACACAGCGGCACTCAAGGCCATCCGCAGTCACGCGCTGATCGGCCAGAACGGCACCGGCAAGTCCAACCTGATCGAAGCGCTGATCACCATCTTCCGCGACGTGGACTTGGACCGCGACGCCGCGTTCGACTACACGCTGGAATACGAGATCCGCGGGCATGTGGTGCGCATTGAGGCCGAGTTGGCCAAACAGCGCCGGCCCTTTGTGTGGGTGGACGGCGACCGGGTCACCCAGGAGTACCTGAACAAGAACGATCCGCCCGATAAGACCCCACGCGACGAGCGCCGCGGCCCGCGCCTGCTTCCCTCGCACGTGTTCGCCTACTACTCGGGTCGCAACGAGCGCATCGAGCAGTTGTTCCAGGACCACCAGAAGCGCTTCAATCGACGGCAGGAAATCACCACCGACGAGGTGTTGCCGGAACAGCTTCTGTCGAATTTCAAGGGCACTGAAGCAGACATCCGCGCCATTGAGGAGGCCAAGCAACGCCGTGAGATGCGAATGAAACAAGCAGGCGACGACCGCCTGCGCCGCCTGTTCTATTGCCGGGGCGGGCACAGCCAGCTGGTGTTGCTGGCCTGTCTGCTGTCGGACGACCCGGTGTTCCAGAAGGTGCTGAAGAACCTGCACATCGAGTCACTGGAGTCGGCGCTGTTTGTGTTGAAGGAGCCATACCGGCTGCGCGAGAAGCGCCGCAATGGCAAGTTCGACGAAGTGGAGCTGAACGAGGGCGACCCTCGCTTCTGGTACGCCCGCGGGAGCGTGGTGAGCGAGTTTCTGGACAGCTTGTGGCAAGTGGCTTGGGCGCCCATTGAGCAAGAGGTGCCCCACCAGATCGACTTCCGTGGGCGCACCGAGAAGCAGCGCCAGCTGTATCTGTACGTGTCCAGTCAAGCCAAGCTGCAGGAGCTGGGCCGCATGGTCGGGGGCACGGACAGCTTCTTCCGCTACGCCGAGGGTGCCTACATCGGCGACCTGATCGAGGAGGTGCGCATCACCGTCAAGAAGCGCGACGAACATGGCGGCAAGGTCAGCTTTACCCAGCTGTCCGAAGGCGAGCTGCAGATGCTCACCGTGCTTGGCCTGATGCGCATCACCCACGAAGATCACTGCCTGTTCCTGCTCGATGAGCCAGACACGCACTTGAACCCGATCTGGAAACTGCGCTATTTCGACGACATCGAGGGCGTCTTGAATCTGGATGGGGAAAGCGTGATGCAAGGCGTCTCGCAGGTGCTGATCACCACGCACGACCCGATGATGATCGGCAGCCTTAAGCGCGAGCAGGTGCACATCCTGCGCCGGCAGCCTGATCGCACCGTGGTGGATACGCCGGACGAGCACCCGCAGGGCATGGGCGTGACGGGCTTGCTGAAGAGCGAGCTCTTTGGGCTGTCATCTACCTTGGACATTGAAACCGAGCGCCGCCTGTTCCGACGCAACGAGTTGTTTGTCAAGCAGCCGCGCACCGCCGAGGAAGATGCCGAGCTGACTCGCCTGTCGGCTGAGTTGGCTGACCTAGGCTTCTCAACGGCGGACTTTCGCGACCCGGACTACGCACTGTTCGTGCGTAAGATGGCGGAGCACCGGAAGTTTCGTAAGCCAGCGCTCAGTCCAGAAGAACAAGCGGAGCAGGACAAAGTGGCTGACGAGATCATCGACGAAATCCTTCGTGAGGACAACGAATGA
- a CDS encoding DUF1016 N-terminal domain-containing protein translates to MSGEPLEPTPQLLRDIRQLIEQSRQQLASTVNSALTQFYWRIGQCVRTDVLQGQRAGYGECIVSALARQLEAEHGRGFFEKNLRHMLRFAEALPDEPTVSAERRQLSWTRRKAPIYIGDPLIHVAEYLTALPSKEVLHAKLHEAIALPRARLNNRIGEEA, encoded by the coding sequence ATGAGCGGAGAACCGCTTGAACCCACGCCGCAGCTGCTGCGCGACATCCGCCAGCTCATTGAACAAAGCCGCCAGCAACTGGCCAGCACGGTCAACAGCGCGCTCACCCAGTTCTATTGGCGCATCGGTCAGTGCGTCCGCACCGATGTGCTGCAAGGTCAGCGGGCCGGTTATGGCGAGTGCATAGTCTCCGCGCTGGCGAGACAATTGGAGGCCGAGCACGGGCGGGGCTTTTTCGAAAAGAACCTGCGCCACATGCTGCGCTTCGCCGAGGCCCTCCCCGACGAGCCAACCGTCTCCGCAGAGCGGAGACAGTTGAGCTGGACCCGCCGCAAGGCGCCGATCTACATCGGTGACCCGCTCATCCACGTGGCCGAGTACCTCACCGCCCTGCCTTCCAAGGAAGTGCTGCACGCCAAGCTGCACGAGGCCATCGCCCTGCCGCGCGCGCGTCTGAACAACCGCATTGGAGAAGAGGCCTGA
- a CDS encoding class I SAM-dependent DNA methyltransferase: protein MKMNISSTIKSIQDSMRKDDGVDGDAQRLGQLTWMLFLKVFDQREEEWEDDNANYRSPIPGPMRWRNWAAYVADEDGKKKPQIAASEIIGFVNNELFPKLKELDANASPQHKVIRSVFEDANNYMKSGTQLLAVIEKLEEAIDFNDFQTRANLGDVYEQLLNDLRGAGNAGEFYTPRAITQFMADRLNPSLAKRETVMDPACGTGGFLTAVIDHFRHQITTKSSAADNAAIEGLIRGIEKKQLPHLLCTTNMLLHGIDVPSQIEHRNTLGIGWNEWSANDKVDCVITNPPFGGYEDDGVGSDYPADLRTRETADMFMALIVKKLLKENGRAAVVLPDGFLFGDGIKGTLKRMLLRDCKLHTIVRLPKGVFAPYTTIKTNVLFFTKGVQLDDGNEHFHTDTIWFYEHPYPPGYKSYSKTKPIRFEEFKAEQDWWCSEANGFADREENERAWKIDFKAKREQAEAAAQPHWARAEQLNNQASALEGEMRALRESIRGVTDPQQRRAAEDDIEMLRPQAEGLRLQARDAQAAGDRIYWPIYNLDLKNPNAPEEESHDPDLLLEKYKILLGQIEETENQLKSELAAALAHHFSAEHAAEADTEERRA from the coding sequence ATGAAGATGAACATCAGTAGTACCATTAAGTCTATCCAGGACAGCATGCGCAAGGACGACGGCGTTGACGGTGACGCACAGCGCCTTGGGCAACTCACCTGGATGCTGTTCCTCAAGGTCTTCGACCAACGCGAAGAAGAGTGGGAAGACGACAACGCAAACTATAGATCTCCGATTCCTGGGCCCATGCGCTGGCGGAACTGGGCTGCCTACGTGGCAGATGAGGACGGAAAGAAGAAGCCTCAGATCGCGGCCAGCGAGATCATTGGTTTCGTCAATAATGAGCTGTTTCCCAAGCTGAAGGAGCTGGATGCCAACGCCAGCCCGCAGCACAAGGTGATCCGCAGCGTCTTCGAGGACGCCAACAACTACATGAAGAGCGGTACCCAGCTGCTGGCCGTGATCGAGAAGCTTGAAGAGGCCATCGACTTCAACGACTTCCAGACCCGCGCTAATCTGGGCGACGTCTACGAGCAGCTGTTGAACGATTTGCGCGGTGCCGGCAACGCCGGCGAGTTCTATACCCCGCGGGCCATCACCCAGTTCATGGCCGATCGGCTCAACCCGAGTCTGGCCAAGCGTGAGACGGTGATGGATCCCGCCTGTGGCACCGGCGGCTTCCTGACCGCCGTCATCGACCACTTCCGTCACCAGATCACCACAAAATCCAGCGCGGCAGACAACGCCGCTATCGAAGGCCTGATCCGCGGCATCGAGAAAAAGCAACTGCCCCACCTGCTGTGCACTACCAACATGCTGTTGCATGGCATCGACGTGCCCAGCCAGATCGAGCACCGAAACACTCTTGGCATCGGCTGGAACGAGTGGAGCGCCAACGATAAAGTCGATTGCGTCATCACCAATCCGCCGTTCGGCGGCTACGAAGACGATGGTGTGGGCAGCGACTACCCGGCCGATCTGCGTACGCGTGAAACCGCCGACATGTTCATGGCGCTCATCGTCAAGAAGCTGCTCAAGGAGAATGGGCGCGCCGCCGTGGTGCTGCCGGACGGCTTTCTGTTTGGCGATGGCATCAAGGGCACGCTTAAGCGCATGCTACTGCGTGACTGCAAGCTACACACCATCGTGCGCCTGCCCAAAGGCGTGTTCGCGCCATACACCACGATTAAGACCAACGTGCTGTTTTTCACCAAAGGCGTGCAGTTGGACGATGGCAACGAGCACTTCCACACCGACACCATCTGGTTCTACGAGCATCCCTACCCGCCGGGCTACAAGAGCTACAGCAAAACCAAGCCCATCCGGTTCGAAGAGTTCAAGGCCGAGCAGGACTGGTGGTGTAGCGAAGCAAACGGTTTTGCCGATCGGGAAGAAAACGAACGCGCGTGGAAGATCGATTTCAAAGCCAAACGCGAGCAGGCCGAAGCCGCTGCCCAGCCCCACTGGGCCCGCGCCGAACAGCTGAACAACCAGGCCAGCGCACTGGAAGGCGAGATGCGTGCCTTGCGCGAGTCCATCAGGGGCGTGACCGACCCCCAGCAGCGTAGAGCAGCTGAAGATGACATCGAAATGCTGCGTCCCCAGGCCGAGGGCCTGCGCCTGCAAGCGCGCGATGCCCAGGCCGCGGGCGACCGCATCTACTGGCCCATCTACAACCTGGACCTGAAGAACCCCAATGCGCCGGAAGAGGAATCCCACGACCCCGACCTGCTGCTGGAGAAATACAAGATTCTGCTTGGGCAGATTGAGGAAACCGAAAACCAGCTCAAGTCTGAACTGGCCGCCGCACTGGCGCACCACTTCAGCGCCGAGCACGCAGCGGAAGCAGACACTGAGGAGCGGCGGGCATGA
- a CDS encoding restriction endonuclease subunit S, whose translation MDAQQFLAEFGHIANAPHGVQKLRELVLVLAMQGRLLPQATSESAISLLEAVSAEKKSLIATGALRSPKPFPVITTKDKLHVIPGNWCWARFGEIAVHNSGKTLDAVRNSGKLRDYITTSNLYWGRFDLRNVRKMPIRDEELEKCTARKGDLLICEGGEAGRAAVWTDDREVCFQNHVHRARFFGGINPFFVYRFFEKLNLTGEINAHRKGIGISNMSSKALAMITVPLPPLEEQSRIVAKVDELMALCDRLEQQQQDRRKLQNALRQSTLQALASAESPHELQESWQRLQANFGRLFSEPADVETLRASVLDLALVGHLSQRVPDDESVDAHLARTRDAKALRLASGEMKRKVGAATDVVQLDVDIPGHWSKATFEELFQFIDYRGKTPTKTESGVVLVTAKNVRPGRLDRGPVEYISESSYAEWMTRGFPKKGDLLFTTEAPLGNVALIEEPPTFALAQRVINLQPFADLNTRCAMYFMLSPRFQSLLDKNSSGMTAKGIKAAKLKQLEIPVPPVPEQARIVSRVEQLMRICDRFEKELRDGNKSAERLAIASTAQLTGVAIEQTEEAAVKAPPTELVAPLRLGSLPDVKDQAPLATLLARHNGEMSARDLWQRFGADIDAFYAQLKTEVSHGWITEPSVAEVHANTAEAGGG comes from the coding sequence ATGGACGCGCAGCAGTTTCTGGCCGAGTTCGGCCACATCGCGAATGCGCCGCACGGTGTTCAAAAGCTCCGCGAATTGGTGCTGGTGCTTGCAATGCAGGGGCGATTGCTTCCACAAGCAACAAGTGAGTCTGCCATCTCATTGTTGGAGGCAGTTTCTGCAGAGAAGAAATCGCTCATCGCCACTGGTGCATTGCGTTCCCCAAAGCCATTTCCGGTGATAACTACCAAGGATAAGTTGCATGTAATCCCCGGCAACTGGTGTTGGGCCCGCTTTGGAGAAATTGCAGTCCACAACTCAGGCAAGACTCTTGATGCCGTCCGCAACAGTGGAAAGCTGCGTGACTATATCACCACATCCAATCTGTATTGGGGGCGGTTTGATCTGAGAAACGTCAGGAAGATGCCCATTCGTGATGAAGAACTTGAAAAATGCACGGCGCGTAAGGGAGACCTCTTGATTTGTGAGGGGGGCGAGGCGGGTAGAGCGGCTGTTTGGACAGACGATCGGGAGGTGTGCTTTCAGAACCACGTTCACCGGGCCCGCTTCTTTGGTGGAATCAATCCATTTTTTGTCTATCGCTTCTTCGAAAAGTTGAACCTAACGGGTGAGATCAATGCTCACCGCAAGGGAATTGGCATCTCAAACATGTCCAGCAAAGCGCTGGCGATGATTACGGTTCCACTGCCCCCGCTAGAAGAGCAATCCCGTATCGTCGCCAAGGTCGATGAACTAATGGCGCTTTGCGACCGGCTGGAGCAGCAGCAGCAAGACAGGCGCAAGCTGCAGAACGCCCTGCGCCAGTCCACCCTGCAGGCCCTCGCCAGCGCCGAAAGCCCGCACGAACTGCAGGAGAGCTGGCAACGCCTGCAAGCCAACTTCGGCCGACTGTTCAGTGAGCCGGCGGATGTGGAGACTCTGCGCGCATCCGTCCTGGACTTGGCTTTGGTCGGTCACCTCAGCCAGAGAGTGCCTGACGATGAATCTGTTGATGCGCATCTGGCCCGCACCCGAGACGCGAAAGCACTTCGACTGGCATCTGGCGAGATGAAGCGAAAAGTCGGTGCAGCAACCGACGTAGTCCAGCTAGACGTAGACATACCGGGCCACTGGTCAAAGGCCACTTTTGAAGAACTTTTTCAGTTCATCGACTACCGAGGGAAGACGCCGACCAAGACGGAAAGCGGCGTTGTTCTTGTGACGGCCAAGAATGTTCGACCAGGGCGTTTGGATCGCGGACCAGTGGAGTACATATCCGAAAGTTCGTATGCGGAGTGGATGACCCGTGGATTTCCGAAGAAGGGCGATCTCCTTTTCACAACGGAAGCGCCGCTCGGCAATGTCGCGCTGATTGAAGAGCCGCCAACCTTTGCACTGGCTCAGCGGGTTATCAACTTGCAGCCTTTTGCTGATCTAAACACGCGCTGCGCGATGTACTTTATGTTGTCACCTCGCTTCCAGAGCCTGCTCGACAAGAACTCCAGCGGGATGACAGCGAAGGGCATCAAGGCTGCGAAATTGAAGCAGCTTGAAATTCCCGTGCCTCCGGTTCCTGAGCAAGCACGCATTGTTTCCCGAGTTGAGCAACTCATGCGGATCTGTGACAGATTTGAGAAGGAGCTGCGCGACGGAAATAAGTCCGCAGAGCGGCTAGCAATTGCGTCGACTGCCCAACTCACAGGTGTCGCCATTGAACAAACAGAGGAAGCCGCTGTGAAAGCACCCCCAACCGAACTGGTCGCGCCGCTGCGTTTGGGTAGCTTGCCGGACGTCAAGGATCAGGCCCCGCTGGCTACCTTGCTCGCCCGACACAACGGCGAGATGTCAGCCCGCGACCTATGGCAGCGCTTCGGCGCCGACATTGATGCGTTTTACGCGCAGCTCAAGACCGAGGTGTCGCATGGCTGGATCACCGAGCCCTCGGTAGCCGAGGTGCACGCTAATACGGCTGAAGCGGGAGGGGGCTGA
- a CDS encoding GIY-YIG nuclease family protein, with the protein MLIELNDLLEKTGISPAAVMVMRHRPTEPELRAVLPWLASEQHELYNAYQSNHGEVVEKALTKARYLASFIGRAPGRAVFVGLYEVVGFSTVTSAEFWSLPGNARLREFGTRGPKNGRDSLVFDLRCTEHMAEWKGKLILEWTGIERSWWRWAARNRLPVAAIYEESLLVRAMPGWQELALDWKQLQLLPMSWRQALAQWRGIYYIFDRSACLGYVGSAYGSDNILGRWLNYAATGDGGNRLLRGRDPNNFAFSILQRVSPDLPADDVVVLEGTWKKRLHARTPYGLNAN; encoded by the coding sequence ATGCTGATCGAACTGAACGACCTGCTTGAGAAGACGGGTATCTCGCCGGCCGCGGTGATGGTGATGCGGCATCGCCCAACCGAACCGGAGTTGCGAGCCGTGCTTCCCTGGCTGGCAAGCGAGCAACACGAGCTCTACAACGCTTATCAGTCAAATCACGGCGAGGTGGTTGAGAAGGCGTTGACGAAGGCGCGCTACCTTGCATCCTTCATTGGGCGCGCGCCGGGGCGCGCCGTGTTTGTTGGCCTCTACGAGGTCGTAGGATTCTCGACAGTGACATCGGCTGAGTTCTGGTCGCTACCGGGTAACGCGCGATTGCGTGAGTTCGGAACCCGTGGACCCAAGAACGGGCGGGATTCGCTGGTGTTTGATCTCCGCTGCACCGAGCATATGGCGGAATGGAAAGGGAAGTTGATTCTTGAGTGGACCGGTATTGAGCGGTCGTGGTGGCGTTGGGCTGCAAGGAATCGCCTGCCCGTAGCCGCGATTTATGAAGAGAGCTTGCTGGTAAGAGCGATGCCGGGGTGGCAGGAACTAGCATTGGATTGGAAGCAGCTACAGTTGCTGCCGATGAGCTGGCGTCAAGCGTTGGCGCAGTGGCGGGGGATCTACTACATCTTTGATCGCTCGGCTTGCCTGGGCTACGTGGGGTCAGCGTACGGGAGCGACAACATTCTGGGGCGTTGGCTCAACTATGCTGCGACAGGCGATGGTGGTAACCGCTTGCTGCGCGGACGTGATCCAAACAATTTTGCCTTCAGTATCCTGCAGCGTGTTTCTCCTGACCTTCCCGCCGACGACGTCGTGGTACTTGAAGGGACTTGGAAGAAACGCCTGCATGCACGAACGCCATACGGCCTCAATGCTAATTGA